The following coding sequences are from one Cygnus olor isolate bCygOlo1 chromosome 2, bCygOlo1.pri.v2, whole genome shotgun sequence window:
- the RPL14 gene encoding 60S ribosomal protein L14, giving the protein MRSSASVGRGEAASDGAEPSSSFLPAAAIMVFKRFVEIGRVAFVAFGPHAGKLVAIVDVIDQNRALVDGPCSGVRRQAMPFKCMQLTDFVIKFPHSARQKFVRRAWEKENINEKWAATRWAKKIEAREKKAKMTDFDRYKVMKAKKMRNRIIKHEIKKLQKKTSKKVKKTEKKQK; this is encoded by the exons ATGCGCAGTAGCGCCTCGGTTGGGAGGGGGGAGGCGGCTTCCGACGGCGCTgagccctcctcttcctttctgcccGCGGCCGCCATCATG gtgtTCAAGCGCTTCGTGGAGATCGGCAGGGTGGCCTTCGTCGCCTTCGGGCCGCACGCCGGCAAGCTGGTGGCCATCGTGGATGTCATCGACCAGAACAGg GCCCTGGTCGATGGCCCCTGCAGTGGTGTCAGGAGGCAGGCTATGCCTTTCAAGTGCATGCAGCTGACTGACTTCGTGATCAAGTTCCCGCACAG TGCTCGTCAGAAGTTTGTGCGACGTGcctgggagaaggaaaatataaacGAAAAATGGGCAGCGACAAGATGGGCAAAGAAGATTGAAGCCAGGGAAAAG aaagcCAAAATGACCGACTTTGATCGTTACAAGGTTATGAAAGCGAAGAAAATG agaaACAGGATCATTAAGCATGAAATTAAGAAGCTCCAGAAGAAGACTTCTAAAAAAGTCaagaagacagagaagaaacagaaataa
- the ENTPD3 gene encoding ectonucleoside triphosphate diphosphohydrolase 3 isoform X3 yields MLTRTPSVVAQVFLLLSIILVIAIAVIQINQQKILSPGLKYGIVLDAGSSRTTVYVYEWPAEKENNTGVVSQTFKCSVKGPGISSYENNPGALAKPLDDCLNKVKQRIPVHLHKNTSVYLGATAGMRLLRLQNETAANEVLASIQNYFRAQPFEFRGAQIITGTEEGVYGWITANYLMGNFLERNLWRTWVHPYRKETMGALDLGGASTQISFIPEVSQENFNSTLQVKLYGYNYNVYTHSFQCYGRDEAEKRLLALLLQKSSTSSTVDNPCYPRNYETALTVKYFCGSLCTQCLRPANYYPNQSVSFHGTGDPGLCQEMVSLLFNFTACRNREDCPFDRIYQPKVKGNFVAFSGFYYTINALNLSDHFSLADFNTSMWFFCSQNWTQLQFMLPKFEETYARSYCFSANFIYYLLVHGYNFDEGNWPQIHFQKEPLQDCFPLHLFFSEGMATRFLH; encoded by the exons tacGGAATAGTTCTTGATGCTGGATCCTCACGGACTACAGTCTATGTCTATGAATGgccagcagaaaaagaaaacaacacgGGAGTAGTGAGCCAAACCTTCAAGTGCAGTGTGAAAG GCCCTGGTATATCCAGCTATGAGAATAACCCAGGAGCCCTTGCCAAACCCCTTGATGACTGTCTGAATAAAGTCAAGCAGAGAATCCCAGTTCATCTAcataaaaacacttctgtttatCTGGGGGCTACGGCTGGCATGAGACTGCTGAG GttgcaaaatgaaacagcagcCAACGAAGTCCTTGCAAGCATTCAGAACTACTTCAGAGCACAACCTTTTGAATTTAGGGGTGCGCAAATCATAACTGGAACAGAGGAAGGGGTGTATGGATGGATAACAGCCAACTATTTAATGGGCAATTTCTTAGAg AGAAACCTTTGGAGGACATGGGTTCATCCATACAGAAAAGAGACGATGGGTGCCCTGGATCTTGGAGGAGCTTCCACTCAAATTTCGTTTATCCCGGAGGTCTCTCAGGAGAACTTCAATAGCACCTTGCAAGTGAAGTTATATGGTTACAACTACAATGTCTACACTCACAGCTTCCAGTGCTATGGGAGAGATGAAGCTGAGAAAAGGCTTTTAGCATTGTTGCTCCAG aaatcaaGCACCAGCTCCACCGTGGATAATCCATGTTACCCTCGGAATTACGAGACTGCGTTAACAGTGAAGTACTTCTGCGGCAGCCTCTGCACACAGTGTCTGAGACCAGCAAATTATTACCCAAACCAGTCCGTGAGCTTCCACGGAACAGGAGACCCAGGTCTGTGCCAGGAGATGGTTTCATTATTGTTCAACTTCACCGCTTGCAGGAACCGAGAAGACTGTCCATTTGATAGAATCTATCAGCCAAAAGTTAAAGGGAATTTTGTG GCTTTCTCAGGATTCTACTATACAATTAATGCTTTGAATTTATCTGACCATTTTTCTCTAGCTGACTTCAATACAAGTATGTGGTTTTTCTGTTCACAAAACTGGACCCAG CTCCAGTTTATGCTTCCTAAATTTGAAGAAACATATGCTAGATCCTACTGTTTTTCAGCCAATTTCATTTATTACTTGCTTGTACATGGCTACAACTTTGATGAAGGAAATTGGCCACagatacattttcaaaaggag CCTCTCCAGGATTGCTTccctcttcatcttttcttctctgaaggtATGGCAACCCGTTTCTTGCACTGA
- the ENTPD3 gene encoding ectonucleoside triphosphate diphosphohydrolase 3 isoform X2 has product MNKQYGIVLDAGSSRTTVYVYEWPAEKENNTGVVSQTFKCSVKGPGISSYENNPGALAKPLDDCLNKVKQRIPVHLHKNTSVYLGATAGMRLLRLQNETAANEVLASIQNYFRAQPFEFRGAQIITGTEEGVYGWITANYLMGNFLERNLWRTWVHPYRKETMGALDLGGASTQISFIPEVSQENFNSTLQVKLYGYNYNVYTHSFQCYGRDEAEKRLLALLLQKSSTSSTVDNPCYPRNYETALTVKYFCGSLCTQCLRPANYYPNQSVSFHGTGDPGLCQEMVSLLFNFTACRNREDCPFDRIYQPKVKGNFVAFSGFYYTINALNLSDHFSLADFNTSMWFFCSQNWTQLQFMLPKFEETYARSYCFSANFIYYLLVHGYNFDEGNWPQIHFQKEVGNSSITWSLGYMLSLTNMIPAESKMIQLPLKPPLFAGLLIILTATALLCLLFLVYVCIVSRNRKDISHVEYVFTPE; this is encoded by the exons tacGGAATAGTTCTTGATGCTGGATCCTCACGGACTACAGTCTATGTCTATGAATGgccagcagaaaaagaaaacaacacgGGAGTAGTGAGCCAAACCTTCAAGTGCAGTGTGAAAG GCCCTGGTATATCCAGCTATGAGAATAACCCAGGAGCCCTTGCCAAACCCCTTGATGACTGTCTGAATAAAGTCAAGCAGAGAATCCCAGTTCATCTAcataaaaacacttctgtttatCTGGGGGCTACGGCTGGCATGAGACTGCTGAG GttgcaaaatgaaacagcagcCAACGAAGTCCTTGCAAGCATTCAGAACTACTTCAGAGCACAACCTTTTGAATTTAGGGGTGCGCAAATCATAACTGGAACAGAGGAAGGGGTGTATGGATGGATAACAGCCAACTATTTAATGGGCAATTTCTTAGAg AGAAACCTTTGGAGGACATGGGTTCATCCATACAGAAAAGAGACGATGGGTGCCCTGGATCTTGGAGGAGCTTCCACTCAAATTTCGTTTATCCCGGAGGTCTCTCAGGAGAACTTCAATAGCACCTTGCAAGTGAAGTTATATGGTTACAACTACAATGTCTACACTCACAGCTTCCAGTGCTATGGGAGAGATGAAGCTGAGAAAAGGCTTTTAGCATTGTTGCTCCAG aaatcaaGCACCAGCTCCACCGTGGATAATCCATGTTACCCTCGGAATTACGAGACTGCGTTAACAGTGAAGTACTTCTGCGGCAGCCTCTGCACACAGTGTCTGAGACCAGCAAATTATTACCCAAACCAGTCCGTGAGCTTCCACGGAACAGGAGACCCAGGTCTGTGCCAGGAGATGGTTTCATTATTGTTCAACTTCACCGCTTGCAGGAACCGAGAAGACTGTCCATTTGATAGAATCTATCAGCCAAAAGTTAAAGGGAATTTTGTG GCTTTCTCAGGATTCTACTATACAATTAATGCTTTGAATTTATCTGACCATTTTTCTCTAGCTGACTTCAATACAAGTATGTGGTTTTTCTGTTCACAAAACTGGACCCAG CTCCAGTTTATGCTTCCTAAATTTGAAGAAACATATGCTAGATCCTACTGTTTTTCAGCCAATTTCATTTATTACTTGCTTGTACATGGCTACAACTTTGATGAAGGAAATTGGCCACagatacattttcaaaaggag GTTGGTAACAGCAGCATAACCTGGTCACTTGGTTACATGCTAAGCCTCACAAACATGATTCCAGCAGAAAGCAAGATGATCCAGTTACCTCTGAAACCTCCTTTGTTTGCTGGCCTCCTCATCATCCTCACAGCTACGGCATTGTTGTGTCTTCTCTTCCTTGTTTACGTGTGTATCGTGTCACGTAATCGGAAGGACATCAGTCATGTGGAATATGTATTTACTCCAGAATGA
- the ENTPD3 gene encoding ectonucleoside triphosphate diphosphohydrolase 3 isoform X1 translates to MLTRTPSVVAQVFLLLSIILVIAIAVIQINQQKILSPGLKYGIVLDAGSSRTTVYVYEWPAEKENNTGVVSQTFKCSVKGPGISSYENNPGALAKPLDDCLNKVKQRIPVHLHKNTSVYLGATAGMRLLRLQNETAANEVLASIQNYFRAQPFEFRGAQIITGTEEGVYGWITANYLMGNFLERNLWRTWVHPYRKETMGALDLGGASTQISFIPEVSQENFNSTLQVKLYGYNYNVYTHSFQCYGRDEAEKRLLALLLQKSSTSSTVDNPCYPRNYETALTVKYFCGSLCTQCLRPANYYPNQSVSFHGTGDPGLCQEMVSLLFNFTACRNREDCPFDRIYQPKVKGNFVAFSGFYYTINALNLSDHFSLADFNTSMWFFCSQNWTQLQFMLPKFEETYARSYCFSANFIYYLLVHGYNFDEGNWPQIHFQKEVGNSSITWSLGYMLSLTNMIPAESKMIQLPLKPPLFAGLLIILTATALLCLLFLVYVCIVSRNRKDISHVEYVFTPE, encoded by the exons tacGGAATAGTTCTTGATGCTGGATCCTCACGGACTACAGTCTATGTCTATGAATGgccagcagaaaaagaaaacaacacgGGAGTAGTGAGCCAAACCTTCAAGTGCAGTGTGAAAG GCCCTGGTATATCCAGCTATGAGAATAACCCAGGAGCCCTTGCCAAACCCCTTGATGACTGTCTGAATAAAGTCAAGCAGAGAATCCCAGTTCATCTAcataaaaacacttctgtttatCTGGGGGCTACGGCTGGCATGAGACTGCTGAG GttgcaaaatgaaacagcagcCAACGAAGTCCTTGCAAGCATTCAGAACTACTTCAGAGCACAACCTTTTGAATTTAGGGGTGCGCAAATCATAACTGGAACAGAGGAAGGGGTGTATGGATGGATAACAGCCAACTATTTAATGGGCAATTTCTTAGAg AGAAACCTTTGGAGGACATGGGTTCATCCATACAGAAAAGAGACGATGGGTGCCCTGGATCTTGGAGGAGCTTCCACTCAAATTTCGTTTATCCCGGAGGTCTCTCAGGAGAACTTCAATAGCACCTTGCAAGTGAAGTTATATGGTTACAACTACAATGTCTACACTCACAGCTTCCAGTGCTATGGGAGAGATGAAGCTGAGAAAAGGCTTTTAGCATTGTTGCTCCAG aaatcaaGCACCAGCTCCACCGTGGATAATCCATGTTACCCTCGGAATTACGAGACTGCGTTAACAGTGAAGTACTTCTGCGGCAGCCTCTGCACACAGTGTCTGAGACCAGCAAATTATTACCCAAACCAGTCCGTGAGCTTCCACGGAACAGGAGACCCAGGTCTGTGCCAGGAGATGGTTTCATTATTGTTCAACTTCACCGCTTGCAGGAACCGAGAAGACTGTCCATTTGATAGAATCTATCAGCCAAAAGTTAAAGGGAATTTTGTG GCTTTCTCAGGATTCTACTATACAATTAATGCTTTGAATTTATCTGACCATTTTTCTCTAGCTGACTTCAATACAAGTATGTGGTTTTTCTGTTCACAAAACTGGACCCAG CTCCAGTTTATGCTTCCTAAATTTGAAGAAACATATGCTAGATCCTACTGTTTTTCAGCCAATTTCATTTATTACTTGCTTGTACATGGCTACAACTTTGATGAAGGAAATTGGCCACagatacattttcaaaaggag GTTGGTAACAGCAGCATAACCTGGTCACTTGGTTACATGCTAAGCCTCACAAACATGATTCCAGCAGAAAGCAAGATGATCCAGTTACCTCTGAAACCTCCTTTGTTTGCTGGCCTCCTCATCATCCTCACAGCTACGGCATTGTTGTGTCTTCTCTTCCTTGTTTACGTGTGTATCGTGTCACGTAATCGGAAGGACATCAGTCATGTGGAATATGTATTTACTCCAGAATGA